GCAGGGCTCTCTCACCTCTTGCATTCGTAGATGGAGGTgcgaaaatggctgcaaaatgcaatCGTACCTCTTTCTGCTACTACCAACACCAcaaccaccaccaatgttgatcaaatctCTCTTaacctccttcttcacttctcTGGTTCTAGCTGTCTGGGACCCCGCTTCAGGCGGTGACTGGGCCAAACTCAAACCCTGGGCCCAAAAACCCGATGGCGCCGTCTCGTCGCTTCCCTTCCCTGTTGGAATAGTCACGGTACCCTTCCAGCGCAACGAAAAAGGTCAATGGGAGGAACCGCTGTTGGAAGAGCCGCCTTTGTGGGTGCCAGACGTAAAGGAAGAGTTTGAGGCGAAGTGGGCAGACATCCACCAGATGAAAGAGGGCCAGGCTTTACGTGCAGAGTACTGGATGAACGAAGATTCCCAGgaggacgacgatgacgataacgatgacgatgacgaaCCTTGGGAGTTGAAGGGTCCTGACTGcgaggaaaaaaattggttCGATGAGCTGTGGCGGTTGGAACACGATTATGATGTTAGTGATGATGCTGACTGTGAGCATTCAGACTCAGACTACGATTCCGACTACGACAAGAACGCCAACGGCAACGTTGACGGCTTCCAAGTTCATGTTGTACCGGATGTTGCCTTGAAAAAACGTGGCCATGGCGTCAAAAAAAGGGCGTTGCAGGCATTCAAATACCCGGTGAAATACAGCAGTTGCTCTGACGACGGCACGCTTGTGATGCACTTGAACGGTGGGATCTTGACCGACCACCTCGACAGAATCGGGAGCATTGTGTCAAACCACCAGTTCCAGTTTGACGGTCCGGTGCCCCAGTACGGTGCCATTTATGCTGCAGGTTGGCTGGTCTCCAAAGACAGCCTCTTGTGCTTGGGCGATAGAACCACGTTCTACCAGTGTCTGGCTGGGGACTTTCACAAAACCTACGACAGCCCAATTCACGACGAATGCTTCCCAGTGCACTTGGAAGTCGTTAGGATCGAAGGCCCTTGCGATGATAACTTCTAGTTTGCTCGATATTCTACCTTCTAATCACTCCATTATTAATATCTATTATCAGTCTGTATATCCCAATAAACCTTTCTATACGAACCACCGAACTCTGACGTAGCAAGAAGCCACGGCAATGAGACGGTAAATAACAATACACCCTACTAAAGCACCAATGGCATTGCCCACCTTGGCATCAAGCCCGTAATAGTCAAGAACAGCGTCACCACTATTGAGAGAACAGTCTGGTGCATTACCACACGCAAAGTGCTGGCCAGGGAATGCCAAGTTGGTCGTAATCTGTACAGCATACTTTGTAGGATTGAGGTAATTCCATgctttgaaaaatggtgGCATATGCAATGACATGGTACCGGCCATGAAAATGGCAACCATGGCAAGATTGACCAAGATGTTGGTGGCCAAGCCCAAATGCTCAAACACACTGTTGCAAATAATACCCAAAGAGTCACCAcagttgatgatgaccGTAGATGTGAGGAGCATGGCAAAGAACATGCCTGCCTCTCTTGGAAGCCCAATGCCAAAGACGACCAACAcggagaaaaaaagagcagGAGCAAACTCGAATGGAAGCTCAACAAGCAAGTATGCGCTCTGGAACACAAATACATTATTGGCTGAGTCCTTATACTCTTGATGGAAGAGATCTCTTTGGTAAGGGTAGATAcccaagttgttgagcaagCCGCAGAAGTAAAGATTGATCACACTTTGAGTAAGACCGAGCCTGTCACTGATACCTTGAACGTTATTCTTCAAGGgagcaaagaagatggCGTAGATAGCACCCAATGCACACACTTGGAACACACGTGCAAACATAACATCAACAGAACGTAAGGAGACAATAGTTGTTCTATGAAGCACGGTCTTAAAAGCAACCCACGTAGGCACGGATTTCGGACGGTACCTGGAAAGATCCAAATCGTTGGTGAGAACACTGTTTTTTTCATTGGCAACCTCAATCTTTTTCCAGTTTTGGATCATGAGGTTCACTCTAGCCATAGCCTCATCCTTGGACTCTTCAGGGTTCTTCGACACAACGTCCAACACATGGTCAGCGAAGTTAACTGTAGTAGGGCAAGCATAACCTAACTTCTCGAAATATTGTGGCATACCATTGACGTCACCATTGTAAACAACAAATCCACCACGTGCAAGCAACACCATAGAGTCAAATTGCCAGAACATCTCCTTGCTGGGTTGGTGAATGGTCAGAATGATTGTGGTACCTTGCTCTGCCAACTCATGCAAAAGTGTGAGGATCGACTTCGAGGTAGCGGTGTCCAATCCAGAGGTGGgctcatcaagaaacaaaaTCTTAGGTTTTCCCAAAAGCTGAATGGCAATAGAAACACGACGCTTCTCACCGCCTGAAATGCCTTTCACGGTGGCAGAACCAATTGGAGTGTCCGCACAGTCCACCAAGCCAGTTTGTCTCAAAAGCAAGGTGATGATCGAAGGAATCCTGCAATGCTCTTCAACGGGTAAACGCAACTTGGCTTGGTAGTAGAGGGTCTCACGAACTGTTAACTGAGGAATCAACAAGTTGTCGTGCTGTGTGACATACGCCGCAATATTGGAGAACTCAGAAGGAGAAACCTCAACAGCATTGTTAAGATAGATATTGCCACCTCTAGAAAAGGTCGATGTCTTCGGCAAACGATCGGCAAGGAAGTTGAGGAAGGTAGTCTTTCCACCTCCAGAAGGACCCATGATGACATTGACGGCATTGGCTTTGAAATCGGCAGTAACGTCATCGAGCAAAACTCTATTGACTCTCTTGGCGAGAAGCGAACGTGACTCTCTGACTTTTACCGACAAagtgatcttcttgacattgatgGACACACTCTCCTTCTCAACACGCTCCTTGTCATCGGTGAACTCACTGGACAAGTCCTGCAATTTTTTctcgtcttcgtcatcaccaccgattctgttcttctttttcttaGCCACGGCCATATCATAGTTTCTGAACGAGAGACAAATAGCAGATAAAATATTGAAGCCCATGTACCACGCAACAAGGATACCAATGGGCTCACCAATCCAGTTCCTTGGAAAGCCCAAGACGTTGAGCTGGTAATCACCAGAGTACTCGGAACATCTTTCGTCTCCAGCAGGAAATGGACAGTCACCTTCCCAATTAGTGTACTGATTAGCAGTAAGAGCACCAAAGGCATACCAAAAGTAAGCAAGATATTTCACCCAACGAACGTAGACTGGCATGGTAGCAGCGTTCACGAAGTAACCACAGCCGGAGTTTTGGAGCTGGTAGAAAGCGTTTGAAATCAAAGCAGAAATTGAGAAGTCTGTGCCCAAGGtaaagcaaagaaagccTGTGGTGAAAGAAATTGCAGTCACAAGGAAGCCAATGGCAAAGAATATACCAAAGTATGAGGCGTCGTTAGAATCGTTGAAATTGTCACCTAGTCTCAAACCCCACATGAAATATGTAACCacacaaaacaagaaagacaCCGGAATATCCTCGAGCAAGAGCTTACCTAATCTTCTGGAAATTACGAAGCCAGGTATACTCACACAGCCTTCTTTATATTCTTTAAAGAAGAATACACCGTCGTGTGCCCACAATCTTTCGAGTTCCATGAGCAAGGGGTAGAAACCCAATACCTCAATCACAACATAGAGACATGATGTAAGCGATCTTATACCTGCTAAATCCGCCTTGGGCTTGTAGAATACCCAGCCAAGAATGATTGCCAACATAAGTGACATGCCGTTGAGTGCAAGAAGCGATGTTCGGTCTCTGTATGAAAGCTTGAAGGTTCTTCTAGTAAGGACGTACACTTCCTTCCAAATTGGGAGAGGTTGTGCAGCATCGAATGCCTTCATGTTATCCTTGAACCTCGCTTCCTCTTGCTCCTGAGTCAACGAGTACTCTTTGGAATGCTCATGACGCCACAGCTCCACAAGGCTGTCGACGATACGGGAAGTTCTTGCCTCTTCGCTTGCAGAACGAGTCAGTTTGACTGACATGGTCATGAGAGCGTTAAAAGTGGCGAAAGGGTCTTCATCCTCGATCTTTTCAACGACATTCTTCTCGTGAAGTCTCCGGAAGTAGCCACTGGCATCGGCCAAGGCGTCGCAAAAAATCAAACGGCCTCCACGGGCAAGCACGCAGAGCTTATCAAACAAGGCAGCTATCTCCAGCCTGGGCTGGTGGATGGAAAGGATGATGGTGATACCGATTTGAGGAGAGGCAAGTgttctcaagatcttgaccAAAGTCAATGCCGAGGTAGTGTCAAGCCCCGTAGTAGgctcatcaaggaaaagcAATGCAGGCTTGTTAAGAAGCTGGATGGCCAACGAGGTTCTTCTCTGCTCACCTCCGGAGAGATTGATGTGGTTAGTGAATGACTTAACAATCTCATTGGACCTATGAGACAACTGCaaaagctgcaaaagcGAGTCCACGAGCTCGACTCGTTCGTACTGAGACACCATGGGAATCCGAAGCTCGGCCTGGTACAACAAGGTCTCTCTAAGCGTAAGGCCCGGCAAGAATACATCTTCTTGCTGCATGTAAGCAGTGGTGATGGCACTCTTGCTTTCTCTGTCGTAGTCTATGCATCCAGAGAAGCTCATGGTAGCCTGGTTAACGTTCAACCTCTGCGCAAGCACATTAAGAAGCGTGGTCTTGCCTGCTCCCGAGCCGCCCATGATGGCCATGATGTTGTTTTTGGGCAACTCAAACGACACCCGATCCAAGATGGTCACCTGCCCACACTCCACGTCCTTCGACTTTACCGTCACGGCAAGATTGTTCACGTCAAGAGACACCCTTTCGTGCTCAGGCACGAATAAGGTCTGAGAGCCAGCGATCTCAGACATTGAGGGTAATAAATATGATCAGCAGTAGAAGCAAATGCAGATGATCAGATAAGCTAGAAACTAGCAACTA
This region of Candidozyma auris chromosome 6, complete sequence genomic DNA includes:
- the PIR32 gene encoding Pir32p, which codes for MLIKSLLTSFFTSSVLAVWDPASGGDWAKLKPWAQKPDGAVSSLPFPVGIVTVPFQRNEKGQWEEPSLEEPPLWVPDVKEEFEAKWADIHQMKEGQALRAEYWMNEDSQEDDDDDNDDDDEPWELKGPDCEEKNWFDESWRLEHDYDVSDDADCEHSDSDYDSDYDKNANGNVDGFQVHVVPDVALKKRGHGVKKRALQAFKYPVKYSSCSDDGTLVMHLNGGILTDHLDRIGSIVSNHQFQFDGPVPQYGAIYAAGWSVSKDSLLCLGDRTTFYQCSAGDFHKTYDSPIHDECFPVHLEVVRIEGPCDDNF